The following are encoded in a window of Harpia harpyja isolate bHarHar1 chromosome W, bHarHar1 primary haplotype, whole genome shotgun sequence genomic DNA:
- the LOC128136130 gene encoding uncharacterized protein LOC128136130 isoform X2, whose protein sequence is MGNNQGGVLRKSPLGCVIAHWKDIVGTGGTESKKNLIKYCNQWWPLYKLEGDAKWPLNGSIDYNTLLQLMLFLRREGKWDEVSYADMFFTLRNHPEWQRDCGMVPPQDPMVLALEQENNKELRGKLRRCCSACSIGQRCTKTNKIHQAPEQDLIDLFKPPPRPQEQDADSDRTPTPPDSPVSSRTRKKTTSTALQAPLREVVGPDGGTMLIKVPFSTADLGEWKKVAKDYRRDPISVTKHFQFIVKQHNPDWKDIQLLLEYMTETEKQLILKTAGNLAEDHYKITGGDIKEYFPLQDPKWDVNRSAHMERLQGYQEWITKGMERAIPKTINWSALYAVKQSPSESPSEFLDRLRDVMRRSTPLDPGSEKEALTRTS, encoded by the exons atgggaaacaatcaaggaggagtattgaggaagagtcctctgggttgtgtaattgcccactggaaagatattgttgggaccggaggtacggaaagtaaaaagaaccttattaaatactgcaatcaatggtggccgttgtataagttagaaggtgatgctaagtggccacttaatgggtcaatagattataatactctattacaactaatgctgtttttaaggagagaaggaaaatgggatgaggtttcgtatgcagacatgtttttcaccctccgaaaccatccggagtggcaaagggactgtggaatggtacccccacaggaccccatggtgcttgcacttgagcaagaaaacaacaaggagcttagaggtaaactgaggcggtgctgttcggcatgtagtattggacaaagatgtacaaagacaaataaaattcatcaggcaccagaacaagatctaattgatttgtttaagcctccccctcgaccacaggaacaggatgcagactcggatagaactccaacccccccggacagccctgtatcttcccgtactaggaagaaaactacctcaacagctttacaagcacctctccgagaggtggtggggccggatggtgggacgatgttaatcaaagtacccttttctactgctgacctaggggaatggaaaaaggttgcaaaagattataggagagatccgataagtgtaactaagcatttccaatttattgtaaaacagcataaccctgattggaaagatatacagctattattggaatatatgactgagacagagaaacagctgattttaaaaacagcagggaaccttgctgaagatcattataagattacaggaggggacattaaggaatatttccctctccaagacccaaagtgggatgttaatagatctgcacatatggaaagattgcaggggtatcaggagtggattacaaaaggaatggagagagcaatccccaaaactataaattggtcagctttatatgcagttaaacagagtccttccgagtctccatccgaattcctggatcgattgagggatgtaatgcgccgcagcacaccgctggatcctgggtcagag aaggaagcattaacaaggacatcttaa